GAGGCCGTTATCTTTCTTGAATTTCTCTATTATGGCGTCTTTCAGGGGATCTATCCCCGCCACGGGGGTATATTTGGTGAAGCCCGCATGTATGGCGTCAATGGCCGCCTTTTTTATGTGCTCGGGAGTATCGAAATCAGGCTCGCCTGCCCCGAAACCGGCAATATCGATCCCCTGGGCCTTCAGCGCTTTTTCCTTGGCGCTGATCGCAAGAGTAGGTGATGGTTTTAATGCCTGAGCCCTCTGTGATAACATGTCAAAACTCCTTCTGTTTGATTATACTCTCCTTGACCTTATCTCAAGAACCGGCCCGGAAGATGAGTTACACCAGTATTTCCTCCGCAAGGAAGGTACGGGGATATTCCCCTCTCTCCCACTCGGCTCATGATGCATTATTCCGGTTATCTGTCGTGCGTGGTAATCTGCCCGAATTCCGCTTCTCTCTTTATTTGATTCGATGCGGGTCCCGACTTCCGGATTCGCTGAGGTTATTTTTTATACCATACCCCTCTTTGATGTCAATCAAAATTTGCATTAAGGTTGACAGCGAAGGGAGGACCAACAACAGCCGTCATGAAGAGCCGCCAACCTCGGCGAAGATGTGCACGATGCGACGTGTTTCCCTTGTCGCCTTATAATGCTCGTCTATCCGGTAGCCGACGACCCAGATGATGCGGTCCTCCGAGAGGAGAAGAGGGATATGCCTCCTTTCTTCTCTGGGAATCTTGCGGGACATGAAGAAATCCTTAAGCTTCACCCTCTGCCTCATACCAAGGGGCGTGAACCTGTCCCCCTCTCGAAACGTCCTCACCCTGAGGGGCCCCAGGCTCTCCCCGTCAAAATAGGCTGAAAAAGGACCGGGAGAAAAGGCGATACCCCCCGTGCCCCCGGAAAATTCTTCCGACCCAAAGGTCACACCCAGGGCCTCGCAGACGGTAATCCCTTTTTCGAAGACCGAATATGTATCTCCCACAGGGGGTGATTGGGTCTTCTTCGTGAGAATGAGGGTTCCATAGGTTTTCTTCACCCTTATCCGGTGGGGCAGCGCGGTTTCAAGATTGGGTCTTTGCCCCCGGAGGACCTTCTCGATCTGAGCCATATGCTCCCTCAGAGGGAGAAAGCCCGGCTCGAGACGTCCGAGGAGATGAGCCAGGACCCTGAACCTGGTCTCGGCGTCGAGCTTGACGAGCCTGTCCACGGGCAGGGAAACGTCCCCTTCCGGTCCACACACCGCCGTTCCCACGACCGTCTCTGTCTGTTCCTCCAGGGTCGCGTTTATCGCGGTGAGGTCCCCGAGAAGAAGGAATATCTTTTTTCTGAAGGCAGGGTTCAATTCTCCCATCTGCGGAATGACCCGTTTCCTGATGAAATTCCTTTCGTACACAGTTTTTTCATTCGATGAATCGGCCACAAAGGGTATATCATGGGCTTTCCTGTAGGCGTCTATGTCCGACCTTTCCGTGTGGAGAAAAGGCCGGATGATGTTGTCTCTTTTTATAGGAATCGAGGAAAGCCCCCTCATGCCCGTGCCTTTTATTATTCTCAGGATAAAGGTCTCCACCTGATCGTCCAGCGTGTGGGCCACACCTATTTTATGATAGCCATGAAGCATTGCCGTCTCTGTGAAAAACCGGTAACGCACGTCTCTGCCCGCATGTTGCAAGGACTTTCCGGAATCAGCCGCTATCTGCCTCACATTCACCCTGGCCACATGAAAGGGGAGGGAAAAGCGCTCTGCCAGGGACCTTACGAACTCCTCATCCCTCAGCGATTCCTCATTCCTCAGGAGGTGGTTTACGTGGCCAATGCCTATGTCAAAGGAAAGGGCAGATTTGATCTCGAGGAGTACGTGGAGGAGTACTGTTGAGTCGATTCCTCCCGAGAGGCCGAGAAGCACCTTTTCGCCGGAGGCAATGAGCCTCTCCTGTTGGATAATACGGGCGATGCCGGTGGTGAGGTTCACGATCGGGGCACTGGGAAGGGGTCAGAAAAAACGGACTTACCCCGGGACAGGTCGGATTGGAATAAGAGGCTCACGAGGAACAGGACGAGCAATTGGAGGAGGAGCAGCCGCCACATCCCGAGCCTGATCCCGATGATTTAAATTTGCTCCCCGCCGAGAACCCGAAGGACGACATTTTTTTCGTGGGCGCCTTATCGCCGCACGCCGGACATTCCGGCTCATCGTTTCTGAAGACGATGAGCTCGAATTCGTTGCCGCATTTTTCACATCTATATTCATAAATAGGCATTCTACATCTCCTCCGGCCGCTTCTTCGGACCTTTCATCTCTTTGGAAAGCTCTGTCACCAGTGCTTCGAGGGCTTCCCGGTAGACTCTCGAGCGAGAGACTCCCGTGAACGCCAGGGCCTTCTCGGCATAGTTGCGGGACCTCAAAAACCTGTTCTTGAAGTAAAAATGAAAAGCGGAGGTATAGAGATAGAGGAACAGGGCCGTTTTGTTCTTTCCGTCAATCCTTCCCACCCTCTGGAAAAGGTCCCGTGCGAG
The DNA window shown above is from Syntrophorhabdaceae bacterium and carries:
- the tilS gene encoding tRNA lysidine(34) synthetase TilS, whose amino-acid sequence is MNLTTGIARIIQQERLIASGEKVLLGLSGGIDSTVLLHVLLEIKSALSFDIGIGHVNHLLRNEESLRDEEFVRSLAERFSLPFHVARVNVRQIAADSGKSLQHAGRDVRYRFFTETAMLHGYHKIGVAHTLDDQVETFILRIIKGTGMRGLSSIPIKRDNIIRPFLHTERSDIDAYRKAHDIPFVADSSNEKTVYERNFIRKRVIPQMGELNPAFRKKIFLLLGDLTAINATLEEQTETVVGTAVCGPEGDVSLPVDRLVKLDAETRFRVLAHLLGRLEPGFLPLREHMAQIEKVLRGQRPNLETALPHRIRVKKTYGTLILTKKTQSPPVGDTYSVFEKGITVCEALGVTFGSEEFSGGTGGIAFSPGPFSAYFDGESLGPLRVRTFREGDRFTPLGMRQRVKLKDFFMSRKIPREERRHIPLLLSEDRIIWVVGYRIDEHYKATRETRRIVHIFAEVGGSS
- a CDS encoding zinc ribbon domain-containing protein, with the protein product MPIYEYRCEKCGNEFELIVFRNDEPECPACGDKAPTKKMSSFGFSAGSKFKSSGSGSGCGGCSSSNCSSCSS